Proteins from a single region of Stappia sp. ES.058:
- a CDS encoding AraC family transcriptional regulator, whose protein sequence is MQDFTIPEATIGAAALPLIANAMQKAGVDAARAFADSGLGAPPDTPVKTSGELPLAQFTRLLQAGGAQAPDAGRMWCCGEAIAAPALAGLFPACLGATHLGDLLDRLLADLETLQHGTAFHREVAGDTCILSYRIIDPAIWPRSRDAEFTLAFLDAVVRRFGSAGLSDAAFAVGLSFEHERDSHADLARMTGVAPLFGEPCNMLAFPARLLDLPVRVEHPLVSSLREATPSRATPEAPVSDIVEAVYRRLGQGPLTQETIANDCGLSQRSLRRRLDRAGCTFRALTDDARTQYALWALRETRLPVSEIAHRLGYDSQGAFARAFRRSTGKAPSGVRGELEDRG, encoded by the coding sequence ATGCAGGATTTTACCATTCCCGAGGCGACCATCGGCGCGGCCGCGCTGCCGCTGATCGCCAACGCAATGCAGAAGGCCGGGGTCGACGCCGCGCGCGCCTTCGCCGACAGCGGCCTTGGCGCGCCACCCGATACGCCGGTCAAGACCTCAGGCGAGTTGCCGCTTGCCCAGTTCACCCGCCTGCTTCAGGCCGGCGGCGCCCAGGCTCCCGACGCCGGGCGCATGTGGTGCTGCGGCGAGGCAATCGCCGCGCCGGCCTTGGCCGGTCTGTTTCCCGCCTGCCTCGGCGCAACGCATCTCGGCGACTTGCTGGACCGGCTTCTTGCCGATCTCGAAACGCTTCAGCATGGCACGGCCTTTCACCGCGAGGTTGCCGGCGACACCTGCATCCTGAGCTACCGGATCATCGATCCCGCGATCTGGCCGCGCTCGCGCGACGCGGAATTCACCCTCGCCTTTCTCGATGCGGTGGTGCGCCGGTTTGGATCCGCCGGATTGTCGGACGCGGCATTTGCGGTTGGGCTGTCGTTCGAGCATGAACGCGACAGCCACGCCGACCTGGCACGGATGACAGGTGTCGCGCCGCTTTTTGGCGAACCCTGCAACATGCTGGCGTTTCCGGCACGACTGCTCGACTTGCCCGTCAGGGTCGAGCACCCGCTTGTCTCTTCCTTGCGTGAGGCAACGCCCTCCCGCGCCACTCCGGAGGCGCCTGTCTCCGATATCGTGGAGGCCGTGTACCGGCGGCTCGGTCAGGGGCCGCTGACACAGGAGACGATTGCCAACGACTGCGGACTGTCGCAGCGAAGCCTGCGGCGGCGGCTGGACCGGGCCGGCTGCACGTTTCGCGCCCTCACCGATGACGCGCGGACGCAATATGCGCTATGGGCGCTGCGCGAGACCCGCTTGCCGGTGAGCGAGATCGCGCATCGGCTGGGCTACGACAGCCAGGGCGCCTTCGCCCGCGCCTTCCGGCGCTCCACCGGCAAGGCCCCCAGCGGCGTTCGAGGAGAGCTTGAAGATCGCGGCTAA